The following are from one region of the Leptospira neocaledonica genome:
- a CDS encoding penicillin-binding transpeptidase domain-containing protein, translated as MFRFSEGKNSALSCFLLFQLSSHFFFSPLYSQNFSPKTITPNSEELILVTEVSSGKPKSEKVYGASEFLKREYSPASTFKTYLVLSLLENYSIDPEEKIECVDKHIPNSPRLLNLRDALFYSSNEYFEKIFPKLGKDKLDLTLRKIGYLENSKANTKIEDWWIDLAGLKHGGRIRLTPKKIHSSWAKIFGNGYGLSKGITEEWKKTLFWSECPEREANVYGKTGSWEGSFWFQGALVRSQSDYVIYTILNRSKSGSRSGTIIRFYELTGCKIPSLE; from the coding sequence ATGTTTCGATTTTCAGAGGGAAAAAATTCTGCTCTAAGCTGCTTTTTACTCTTTCAACTATCTTCTCACTTCTTTTTTAGTCCGCTATATTCTCAAAATTTTTCTCCAAAAACCATAACACCTAACTCGGAAGAGTTGATTCTTGTGACTGAGGTAAGTTCCGGTAAGCCCAAATCCGAGAAGGTCTACGGAGCCTCCGAATTTTTGAAAAGGGAATATTCCCCCGCTTCTACCTTTAAAACTTATCTAGTTTTATCTTTGCTCGAGAATTATAGCATTGATCCGGAAGAAAAGATTGAATGTGTGGATAAACATATTCCGAATTCTCCCAGGCTTTTAAATTTAAGAGATGCATTATTTTATTCTTCTAATGAGTATTTCGAAAAAATTTTTCCCAAATTGGGAAAAGACAAACTGGATCTTACACTACGCAAAATCGGTTATTTAGAAAATTCTAAAGCGAATACAAAAATTGAAGATTGGTGGATCGATCTTGCAGGTTTGAAGCACGGAGGCAGGATCAGATTAACTCCTAAGAAAATACATTCTTCTTGGGCAAAAATTTTTGGAAACGGTTATGGGCTTTCTAAAGGAATTACGGAAGAATGGAAAAAGACTCTTTTTTGGTCCGAATGTCCCGAAAGAGAGGCTAACGTGTATGGTAAAACCGGTTCTTGGGAAGGAAGTTTTTGGTTCCAAGGTGCTTTGGTAAGATCTCAGAGCGATTATGTCATATATACCATCTTGAATAGAAGTAAATCAGGATCCAGATCAGGAACGATCATTAGATTTTATGAATTAACGGGATGTAAGATTCCAAGTTTGGAATGA
- the sixA gene encoding phosphohistidine phosphatase SixA encodes MKIIIARHGEADPHSEDGKDSSRVLTPKGITDIEKMARFFQTGFKIKKIYHSPYVRTKASAEIYTKILKPELETESAEYLLPGEDYFRICPLLKDNSNSDAILLVGHSPDVSSFAETLLGISGVGKSFLFTPGSALAVNIPREKFQGGQIIWFVSPDFLC; translated from the coding sequence ATGAAGATTATCATAGCCAGACATGGGGAAGCCGACCCCCATTCCGAAGACGGAAAAGATTCCTCCAGGGTGCTCACTCCTAAGGGAATCACAGATATCGAAAAGATGGCCCGGTTTTTTCAAACCGGATTTAAGATCAAAAAGATCTATCACAGTCCTTATGTTCGCACCAAAGCAAGTGCGGAAATTTATACCAAAATCCTAAAGCCTGAATTAGAAACTGAATCCGCTGAATATCTTCTTCCTGGCGAAGATTACTTTCGGATTTGTCCTCTTCTAAAAGATAATTCCAATTCGGATGCAATCTTATTGGTAGGTCACAGCCCTGATGTAAGTTCGTTTGCCGAAACTCTTTTGGGGATCTCTGGAGTCGGAAAATCTTTTCTATTTACTCCTGGTTCTGCACTTGCAGTCAATATTCCTAGAGAAAAATTCCAAGGAGGACAGATCATTTGGTTTGTATCTCCCGACTTTCTTTGCTGA
- a CDS encoding ABC transporter ATP-binding protein translates to MPQFAIEIEHLRKFYPKVKALQGIDLKIPQGGIFGLLGQNGAGKTTLVRILLGFSKQTEGYCKVLGLEPSPLARTKIGYLPERMAVPTYLSGREFLEASFKLALVPSSIAKKKSNEFLEKLGLTDAADRKISTYSKGMLQRLGLANALGAEPELLLLDEPGTGLDPAGYKEFRELILEENKKRGVTILINSHRLLEVEQICTEIAILHKGSLMAQGKLDELKQGKDRIRIRLESAPESYLEEISLEHKIDGKTWEIRPKSEVDLKKLPAILVEKGAEIFLYERKTESLEDVFFRLTQGPGENGGSN, encoded by the coding sequence ATGCCTCAATTTGCAATTGAAATAGAGCACCTACGCAAATTTTATCCGAAAGTAAAAGCATTACAAGGTATTGATCTAAAAATTCCGCAAGGTGGGATTTTTGGTCTACTCGGACAGAACGGAGCCGGTAAAACTACTTTGGTTCGTATTTTACTCGGCTTCTCCAAACAGACCGAAGGTTACTGCAAAGTTTTGGGTTTGGAACCTTCTCCGCTTGCTAGAACTAAGATAGGTTATCTTCCGGAAAGAATGGCGGTCCCTACTTATTTGAGTGGGAGAGAATTTTTAGAAGCAAGTTTTAAACTAGCATTGGTACCTTCTTCCATTGCAAAAAAGAAAAGTAATGAGTTCCTAGAAAAGTTGGGACTAACAGACGCCGCGGATCGTAAAATTTCCACCTACTCCAAAGGTATGCTCCAAAGATTGGGGCTTGCAAATGCTCTCGGTGCTGAGCCTGAACTTTTACTTTTAGATGAACCAGGCACAGGTTTGGATCCTGCAGGTTATAAAGAATTTAGAGAATTAATTTTAGAAGAGAACAAGAAGAGAGGAGTTACAATTCTAATCAACTCTCATCGTTTATTGGAAGTGGAACAGATTTGTACTGAAATTGCGATCCTTCATAAAGGGAGTCTAATGGCCCAGGGCAAACTAGATGAATTAAAACAAGGTAAGGATAGGATCCGCATTCGTTTGGAATCCGCGCCCGAATCTTATTTGGAAGAAATCTCTTTGGAACATAAGATAGATGGAAAGACCTGGGAAATACGTCCTAAGTCCGAGGTGGATCTGAAAAAACTTCCTGCAATTTTAGTGGAGAAGGGTGCGGAAATTTTTCTCTACGAAAGAAAGACAGAATCTTTGGAAGATGTATTCTTCAGACTTACCCAAGGTCCTGGTGAAAATGGAGGATCAAATTGA
- a CDS encoding ABC transporter permease: MSSQTDFKFFISSAFRQMGTLLRLTFIQVLRRKAIFFYFSLLGFFLLGEWTCTTSVGGETSHGVSSYMYFILTSFWSLVFLVILTSDLLRQDMDSQVHTLWLSRPVDPFAYVGSKGLALLICVVIFVLLALGISSWFSLEIPWEFLWYQGTMMLVYSFFVLLVLLVTLFSNQSLAIVSSLGLILLSCILDFVAYNQNIDMSEEASDIKKFVLKTIYWVLPQVGTVFYHSFALFLGKADPKNFYGPYSFVQVGAWIVILKSTLWWSTRHKEI; this comes from the coding sequence TTGAGCTCTCAGACTGATTTCAAATTTTTTATCTCCTCCGCGTTTCGCCAGATGGGAACTCTGCTTCGGCTAACGTTCATTCAGGTTCTAAGACGTAAGGCAATCTTCTTTTATTTTTCTCTGCTCGGCTTTTTTCTATTGGGAGAATGGACCTGTACCACTTCCGTCGGAGGTGAGACCAGCCACGGCGTTTCCTCCTATATGTATTTTATCCTGACTTCTTTTTGGAGTCTGGTCTTTCTGGTGATCTTAACTTCGGACCTTCTCCGCCAAGACATGGATTCTCAGGTCCATACTTTATGGTTGAGTCGTCCAGTGGATCCGTTTGCTTACGTAGGAAGTAAGGGGCTCGCGTTACTAATCTGTGTAGTAATTTTTGTACTTCTAGCCTTAGGGATCAGCTCTTGGTTCTCTTTGGAAATTCCTTGGGAATTCCTTTGGTATCAGGGAACCATGATGTTGGTGTATTCGTTTTTTGTTTTATTGGTTCTCCTGGTAACTCTATTCTCGAACCAGTCCCTTGCAATTGTGAGTTCTCTTGGTCTCATCCTTTTGAGTTGTATTCTGGATTTTGTAGCGTATAACCAAAATATAGATATGTCAGAGGAAGCGAGTGATATCAAAAAATTCGTTCTAAAAACGATCTACTGGGTTCTGCCTCAGGTCGGGACGGTTTTTTATCATTCTTTTGCACTTTTTCTGGGAAAGGCAGATCCTAAAAATTTCTATGGACCTTATTCTTTCGTCCAAGTAGGAGCATGGATCGTCATTTTAAAATCCACTCTTTGGTGGAGCACTCGGCACAAAGAGATTTAG
- a CDS encoding HDOD domain-containing protein, with the protein MNINWYHFEKEGYYLSVRNVNERIEKLNPLYIRFTTLNKSVDKLISVLLDRYLVYLDAISLKESVFSILRESAMNAVKANSKRIFFAENNLNISNPDDYVRGMANFKKEMIKDKERYAALLEKVKFHCLITLAFNRTSFLMRVSNNAPIIPEELKRVENRIGKSKEYNDLGEVFADHADDSEGAGLGLAMSLLMLKNEGIAADSYKLKAEGGITSAYIKIPLDYKHRNVSYQRTVEIIAEIDKLPTFPENLNQIMSLINKPDSSIQQITEQVGRDVSLSTNILKLANSASFAQGRKVETLEDAIKLIGLSELNNILLSLGTKKILEERYKEFEHIWEMSSLSAYICRRLGERMGWKKTFLTNLVCAALLHNIGLVLLLSLEGETIEKLTDISGKKLLPSTLGLEEAALGITHTSLGGMICEKWNFSDTIKVAAEYHHRPLMAKKESRDVVFAVYLSDWIIECLDGKADPAAIHWEVLQHFGFKKDEEWLEFGKKVIEEYKAFQKYST; encoded by the coding sequence ATGAATATAAATTGGTACCATTTCGAAAAGGAAGGATACTATCTGAGCGTTCGGAACGTAAACGAACGCATTGAAAAGCTAAATCCTCTCTATATCCGTTTCACCACCTTGAACAAAAGTGTGGATAAATTAATAAGCGTTCTTTTGGACAGGTACCTGGTCTACTTGGATGCGATCTCCCTCAAAGAATCCGTTTTTTCTATCTTAAGAGAAAGTGCGATGAACGCCGTTAAGGCAAATTCCAAACGTATCTTTTTCGCCGAAAACAATCTGAACATTTCCAATCCGGACGATTACGTACGAGGGATGGCGAATTTCAAAAAGGAAATGATCAAGGACAAGGAAAGATATGCTGCCTTGTTGGAAAAAGTTAAATTTCATTGTTTGATTACTTTAGCTTTTAATCGAACCAGCTTCTTGATGAGGGTCTCGAATAACGCTCCTATCATTCCGGAAGAATTAAAACGTGTAGAGAACAGAATCGGTAAGAGTAAGGAATACAACGACTTGGGAGAGGTTTTCGCAGACCACGCGGATGACTCCGAAGGAGCAGGTCTTGGACTTGCAATGTCCCTTCTGATGTTAAAGAACGAAGGGATAGCTGCTGATTCTTATAAGCTAAAGGCAGAAGGCGGGATCACTTCGGCTTATATCAAAATTCCTTTGGATTACAAACATCGAAATGTTTCCTACCAACGTACTGTGGAAATTATCGCTGAGATAGATAAACTTCCTACATTCCCTGAAAACTTAAATCAGATCATGAGTCTGATCAATAAACCTGATTCTTCCATCCAGCAGATCACCGAACAAGTCGGAAGGGACGTTTCTTTATCTACTAATATTCTGAAACTCGCCAATTCTGCTTCCTTTGCTCAAGGAAGAAAGGTGGAAACATTAGAAGATGCGATCAAGTTGATCGGTCTATCAGAATTAAATAATATTCTTTTGAGCCTCGGAACCAAAAAGATCCTGGAAGAAAGATACAAAGAGTTCGAACATATCTGGGAGATGTCCAGTCTTTCCGCTTATATTTGCAGAAGATTAGGAGAAAGAATGGGGTGGAAGAAAACATTCCTGACAAATCTGGTTTGCGCGGCACTTCTTCATAATATAGGGCTTGTACTTTTACTTTCTTTAGAAGGGGAGACGATCGAAAAGTTAACCGATATCTCCGGCAAAAAACTTTTACCTTCTACCTTAGGTCTCGAAGAAGCAGCACTAGGTATTACTCATACTTCTTTAGGAGGTATGATCTGTGAAAAATGGAATTTCTCTGATACAATCAAGGTCGCTGCGGAATACCATCATAGACCATTGATGGCCAAAAAGGAATCCAGGGACGTTGTATTTGCTGTCTACTTATCCGATTGGATCATAGAATGTCTGGATGGAAAAGCGGATCCTGCTGCAATTCACTGGGAAGTCCTACAACATTTCGGTTTTAAAAAAGACGAAGAATGGTTGGAGTTCGGTAAGAAGGTTATAGAAGAATACAAAGCCTTCCAAAAATATTCGACCTGA
- the rsgA gene encoding ribosome small subunit-dependent GTPase A, with the protein MDQKPSLNLSVWDADREKEFIKISEDLGVSDPISARIIGEQGQEFRLELGSIKEEGTGILTGALRFNANSSLDLPVAGDWVLVTKLSGEEYLIHKVLPRRSLLVRKVKGEILKPDPICANMDRIFLLQGLDGDFQPRRLERTLVQIWESKATPVVVLTKKDLYSDRQEELQEKIDIVRKSCPGVEVFSVSNHKQEGLEELAMFWKDGSISAFIGSSGVGKSSLLNLLIGERIRSVNEVRESDSKGRHTTTNRWMFRLDSGAWILDTPGMREIQLWSDGSGLEETFPEIFEAASNCRFQDCSHISEPDCGVKDAIESGKISDERWTSYRKLKRELERTANLSSPNSVEFREQKAKWRSIHKEQKRMQQQRDRERYR; encoded by the coding sequence ATGGATCAAAAACCATCTTTGAATTTATCCGTATGGGATGCGGATAGAGAAAAAGAATTTATCAAAATTTCAGAGGACCTCGGTGTTTCCGATCCGATCTCTGCAAGGATTATCGGAGAACAAGGCCAAGAGTTTCGACTCGAACTAGGAAGTATAAAAGAAGAAGGTACTGGAATTTTAACCGGGGCACTTCGTTTTAATGCAAACTCTAGTTTGGATCTACCGGTTGCAGGAGATTGGGTCCTCGTCACAAAATTAAGCGGAGAAGAATATCTTATCCACAAGGTTCTTCCTAGAAGAAGTCTACTTGTTCGAAAAGTTAAGGGAGAAATTTTAAAACCGGACCCTATCTGTGCGAACATGGATCGGATTTTTCTATTACAAGGTTTAGATGGAGATTTTCAGCCAAGAAGATTAGAAAGAACTTTAGTCCAGATCTGGGAAAGTAAGGCGACACCTGTTGTTGTGCTTACCAAGAAAGATTTGTATTCAGATAGACAAGAAGAACTTCAAGAAAAGATCGATATAGTTCGAAAATCTTGTCCCGGTGTGGAAGTATTTTCCGTTTCCAATCATAAACAAGAAGGTTTGGAAGAACTGGCAATGTTTTGGAAAGACGGATCTATATCCGCTTTTATAGGATCTTCCGGCGTTGGTAAGTCTTCTCTTCTCAATTTATTGATCGGAGAAAGGATCAGATCCGTAAACGAAGTCAGAGAATCGGATTCCAAAGGAAGACATACCACTACGAATCGATGGATGTTTCGTTTGGATTCCGGTGCTTGGATCTTGGATACTCCAGGTATGAGGGAGATCCAACTTTGGTCCGATGGTTCTGGATTGGAAGAAACCTTTCCTGAAATTTTCGAAGCTGCTTCTAATTGTAGATTCCAAGATTGTTCGCATATAAGCGAGCCTGATTGTGGAGTAAAAGACGCGATAGAGTCGGGCAAAATTTCGGACGAAAGATGGACAAGTTATAGGAAACTCAAAAGAGAATTGGAAAGAACTGCAAATTTGAGTTCTCCTAACTCGGTTGAATTCAGGGAACAAAAAGCGAAGTGGAGATCTATCCACAAAGAACAAAAAAGAATGCAACAACAACGAGATCGAGAAAGGTATCGTTAG
- a CDS encoding DUF5131 family protein, whose product MSSYSNIEWTDATWNPTRGCTKISAGCKNCYAETFSERFRGVPGHPFEFGFDLKLVPEKLEEPLKWQTPKKIFVNSMSDLFHEDIPDEYIYRVFSVMRLADWHIYQVLTKRPERMKRLFDTVLKEFSDFKHIWLGVSVENRKHGIPRISLLQNTNISTKFLSIEPLLEDLGFINLKKIDWVIVGGESGPRSRPIEKDWVLSIYKQCKNNKVPFFFKQWGGVRKHLTGRTLLGKTFSEFPTIKLKEVPIRSIILDRRKSLQQTA is encoded by the coding sequence ATGAGCAGTTACAGCAATATTGAATGGACCGATGCAACATGGAACCCTACAAGAGGTTGCACTAAAATCAGTGCAGGCTGTAAGAATTGCTATGCAGAGACATTCTCGGAAAGATTTAGGGGCGTCCCTGGACATCCTTTCGAGTTCGGTTTCGACCTTAAGCTGGTTCCAGAGAAACTGGAAGAACCATTAAAATGGCAAACACCTAAAAAAATTTTTGTAAACTCAATGAGTGATCTTTTTCATGAAGATATTCCTGATGAATATATATATAGAGTTTTTTCTGTAATGCGTTTAGCTGATTGGCACATATATCAAGTCTTAACCAAAAGGCCAGAAAGAATGAAAAGACTCTTCGATACTGTCTTAAAAGAATTTTCTGATTTTAAACATATATGGCTGGGAGTAAGTGTTGAAAATAGAAAGCATGGAATCCCTCGAATCTCTTTACTTCAAAATACGAACATTTCTACAAAATTCTTATCCATAGAACCTTTATTAGAAGACCTTGGATTTATTAATTTAAAAAAAATCGACTGGGTAATCGTTGGAGGAGAAAGCGGGCCAAGAAGCAGACCAATAGAAAAAGATTGGGTACTTTCTATCTACAAGCAATGTAAAAATAATAAAGTTCCATTCTTTTTTAAACAATGGGGAGGAGTAAGAAAACATCTAACAGGCCGTACTTTATTAGGAAAAACCTTTAGCGAATTCCCTACAATCAAGTTAAAAGAGGTGCCTATTCGTTCCATCATTTTAGATAGACGTAAATCTCTCCAGCAAACTGCTTAA
- the tcmP gene encoding three-Cys-motif partner protein TcmP yields MTIKDLHEDAFDEATLVKLSLFQKYLKDWLPTFIMPKQITEINIFDSFAGPGYDIAKKPGSPMLILKTINEFLPHLRKNPTKINIYLNEYNLEKFEKLAENVGIFLKKYPELENYINVNTSNLDFEKHFSSIEVILKKKIPNLVFLDQNGVKWVSDNRFKELISIKITDFLFFVSSGHIARFHKEPTFLKHLGINANDIEKAPHEFIHRVILNHYKKLIPDGNETILFPFSLKKGLNVHGLIFGASSLRACDKFLHRAWKENPINGEANFDIDKDIEKQEEELFPEHKAKSKKELFQENVRKEIINRNIKNNLELYEFTLKAGHLPEHSREVLKNLKGEGKIKFSGTIAVSFQAWQKGKIRSWEIVLY; encoded by the coding sequence ATGACAATAAAAGACTTGCACGAAGACGCTTTTGATGAAGCGACACTAGTAAAATTATCCTTATTTCAAAAATATTTAAAAGACTGGCTTCCTACCTTTATTATGCCAAAGCAAATAACTGAGATTAATATTTTTGATTCTTTTGCTGGTCCAGGTTACGATATTGCTAAAAAACCAGGAAGTCCAATGCTAATCTTGAAGACCATTAATGAATTCCTTCCTCATCTCAGAAAAAACCCTACAAAAATTAATATATATTTGAATGAGTATAATTTAGAAAAATTTGAAAAACTAGCAGAAAATGTAGGCATTTTTCTTAAAAAATATCCTGAATTAGAGAACTATATTAACGTCAACACAAGCAATTTAGATTTCGAAAAACATTTCTCCTCTATAGAAGTTATACTCAAAAAGAAAATTCCTAATTTGGTTTTCTTAGATCAAAACGGAGTTAAATGGGTAAGCGACAATAGATTTAAAGAATTAATATCGATAAAAATAACTGATTTTCTTTTTTTTGTTTCTTCTGGCCATATTGCGCGCTTTCACAAAGAACCTACCTTCTTAAAGCATTTAGGAATAAATGCAAATGATATTGAAAAAGCTCCGCATGAATTCATTCATAGAGTCATTTTAAATCATTACAAAAAGCTAATCCCAGACGGAAATGAAACCATACTTTTCCCTTTCTCTCTTAAAAAAGGATTGAATGTCCATGGTTTAATTTTTGGCGCTTCTAGTTTACGAGCTTGCGATAAATTTTTACATCGAGCTTGGAAAGAAAATCCAATCAATGGCGAGGCAAATTTTGATATCGATAAAGATATAGAAAAGCAAGAAGAGGAACTATTTCCTGAGCACAAGGCCAAATCCAAGAAAGAATTATTTCAAGAAAATGTGCGAAAAGAAATCATAAACAGAAACATAAAGAACAATTTGGAACTATATGAATTTACTTTGAAAGCTGGACATTTACCTGAGCATTCGAGGGAAGTATTAAAGAATTTGAAAGGAGAGGGAAAAATAAAATTTTCCGGAACAATAGCGGTCAGTTTTCAAGCGTGGCAAAAAGGAAAGATACGAAGCTGGGAAATTGTTTTATACTAG
- the rsmA gene encoding 16S rRNA (adenine(1518)-N(6)/adenine(1519)-N(6))-dimethyltransferase RsmA translates to MSSPEYPFYKPNVIREFLSERSSAPLKKWGQNFLIDPNAVKTLFSSAAPELLEKSELILEIGPGLGALSHILYGLGKKLRLYEIDPVYYKWLNEFLPGTEIILGDARDTLSDKENSTCFLFGNLPYYITSELILLSLEKLPNLQGAVFLVQKEFAQRVTKEISSLSIYAGAYGKFQSKKTIKAGCFYPSPNVDSSVLIFVSNKRFPKKESYQVLEILCRTLFWGKRKKIGSSIKEAPLDSFYPNGLPLPISEENLRSRLKECIESAGISLDKRPEELNAEDFYKVVDLFPV, encoded by the coding sequence ATGAGCTCCCCGGAATACCCGTTTTATAAACCCAATGTCATCCGGGAATTCTTATCCGAAAGATCGTCTGCCCCTCTCAAAAAATGGGGACAAAACTTTCTAATAGACCCAAACGCAGTAAAAACTTTATTTTCCAGCGCGGCACCAGAACTTTTAGAAAAATCGGAACTCATCTTGGAAATCGGCCCTGGCCTGGGTGCACTTTCCCATATTCTATACGGGCTCGGAAAAAAACTTAGATTATACGAGATTGACCCAGTATATTATAAATGGTTAAATGAGTTCCTTCCAGGGACAGAGATCATTTTAGGAGACGCAAGAGATACTCTATCCGATAAAGAGAATAGCACCTGTTTTTTATTCGGTAATCTACCTTATTATATCACCTCCGAGCTCATCCTTCTTTCTTTAGAAAAACTTCCGAATTTGCAGGGAGCAGTTTTTTTAGTCCAAAAAGAATTCGCACAAAGGGTCACAAAGGAAATTTCTTCTCTCTCTATCTACGCAGGAGCTTACGGAAAATTCCAAAGTAAAAAAACGATCAAGGCAGGGTGTTTTTATCCTTCTCCTAATGTGGATTCCAGTGTTCTTATATTTGTTTCAAACAAAAGATTCCCAAAGAAAGAATCCTACCAGGTTTTAGAAATTTTATGCAGAACCTTATTTTGGGGGAAAAGAAAAAAAATAGGTTCTTCTATCAAAGAAGCTCCTTTGGATTCTTTTTATCCGAACGGCTTGCCTCTTCCGATCTCCGAAGAGAATTTAAGATCTAGATTGAAAGAATGTATAGAGTCTGCGGGAATTTCTTTAGATAAAAGACCGGAAGAGTTAAATGCAGAAGATTTTTATAAAGTTGTTGATCTTTTTCCGGTCTAA
- a CDS encoding ComEC/Rec2 family competence protein, giving the protein MGEYLEQNYQDWIPSSLFSYLVLGLLSSLFIDIFFPDLVLIWAAAHSINIILFSLLFFGKKISCFSWGVILFFVLAICGYTKRSAPFLEESISWKKEFSQKINQTLDEAKIEGRAREISLGLVLGDAKGLDKEFKKNAREGGILHLFAASGLHLGILIGCMFAILKRIPFLGYYIPRILPVLFGLLYLACLGFPISLARAWIFSAWILLQSLFFRKSKPADLLVSSAGLVYLWDPVRSFGVSFLLSFGAVSGILLLLPIFQKCLPPLPEDKTILNRFIGFWRENLLVSLSAGIGTLPSLIYFFGSYSFGSLGLNLILVPICGILLPLLYFSLVLESIYLSILAEPIWKIVLFLLEILEITTVYWGKSNWNWVHHYRGETKFFGLGIWFLFLFFLFLWKLLPAGKIENSKLDLSNSLKKKTVRAALFKKIWILGFTICCGFQFLLANSSTWIRLPDVFFGDRFTFLVQEKSRLVIAGKCKYSSKILHKSLGKDPERFCGNSETLREIYIEHESCLDWISECLKRNQNVSLKYGGKEKPKIAGFENWILIPKLREFHLPDPGQRLIRFEVGKDSLLKLTNQTKNGEGIILILPRFRIKEDPREWNRFRKQLGIAPGWKFIGGDELPGIPVL; this is encoded by the coding sequence ATGGGCGAATACTTGGAACAAAATTACCAGGATTGGATTCCTTCCTCATTATTTTCCTATCTAGTTCTCGGACTTCTATCTTCTTTATTTATAGATATTTTCTTTCCGGATCTGGTCCTAATTTGGGCAGCAGCACATTCAATTAATATAATACTCTTTTCTCTCTTGTTCTTTGGTAAAAAGATCTCCTGCTTTTCCTGGGGCGTAATTTTATTCTTTGTTTTGGCAATTTGTGGTTATACCAAAAGATCCGCGCCTTTTCTAGAAGAATCAATATCTTGGAAAAAAGAATTCTCCCAAAAGATCAACCAAACCTTAGATGAAGCAAAAATAGAAGGTAGAGCCAGAGAAATTTCCTTAGGTTTGGTTTTAGGAGATGCAAAAGGTTTAGACAAAGAATTTAAAAAGAATGCAAGAGAAGGAGGGATTTTACATTTATTCGCTGCCTCCGGCTTGCATTTAGGAATTTTAATCGGATGTATGTTCGCGATCTTAAAACGAATTCCTTTTTTAGGTTATTATATTCCTAGAATACTCCCCGTATTATTCGGACTATTATACTTGGCCTGCTTAGGTTTTCCAATCTCGCTTGCAAGAGCTTGGATATTTTCCGCCTGGATACTTTTACAATCTTTGTTCTTCCGAAAGTCAAAACCTGCGGATCTATTGGTCTCTTCTGCCGGACTAGTTTATCTTTGGGATCCTGTTCGTTCTTTTGGAGTTTCTTTTTTACTCTCTTTCGGAGCGGTTTCAGGCATTTTACTTTTGCTTCCAATTTTCCAAAAATGTTTACCTCCGCTCCCGGAAGATAAAACAATCCTAAATCGATTTATAGGATTTTGGAGAGAAAATCTTTTGGTTTCTTTATCCGCAGGGATCGGAACCTTACCTTCTTTAATTTACTTTTTCGGAAGTTATAGTTTCGGGTCACTCGGATTAAATCTGATCTTAGTCCCAATTTGCGGGATATTACTTCCTTTATTATATTTTTCTTTAGTATTGGAATCGATATATCTTTCTATTCTCGCCGAACCCATCTGGAAAATCGTCTTATTCCTCTTGGAAATTTTAGAAATTACTACCGTTTATTGGGGAAAATCAAATTGGAATTGGGTACATCATTACAGAGGTGAAACAAAGTTTTTCGGATTAGGGATCTGGTTTTTATTCTTATTTTTCTTATTTCTTTGGAAACTACTTCCTGCCGGTAAAATAGAAAATTCCAAATTGGATCTTTCTAATTCTTTAAAGAAAAAAACCGTTAGAGCGGCGCTTTTCAAAAAGATCTGGATCCTCGGATTTACAATCTGCTGTGGTTTCCAATTTTTATTAGCAAATTCTTCCACATGGATCCGACTCCCTGATGTATTTTTTGGAGATCGTTTCACCTTCCTCGTTCAAGAGAAAAGCAGATTAGTCATTGCAGGAAAATGTAAGTATAGTTCCAAAATTCTACATAAGTCCTTGGGAAAAGATCCAGAACGATTCTGTGGAAATTCCGAAACCTTAAGGGAGATCTATATAGAGCATGAATCCTGCTTGGACTGGATCTCCGAATGTTTGAAAAGAAATCAAAATGTATCTCTCAAATATGGAGGGAAAGAAAAACCAAAGATTGCGGGTTTCGAAAATTGGATCTTAATTCCTAAGCTAAGAGAATTTCATTTACCTGATCCAGGCCAAAGGCTGATACGATTCGAGGTAGGGAAAGATTCACTTTTGAAATTGACAAACCAGACAAAAAACGGAGAAGGGATCATACTGATTTTGCCAAGATTTCGGATCAAGGAAGATCCGAGAGAATGGAATCGATTCAGAAAACAGCTTGGAATCGCTCCCGGTTGGAAGTTTATTGGAGGTGATGAGCTCCCCGGAATACCCGTTTTATAA